The following coding sequences lie in one Flavobacterium sp. 20NA77.7 genomic window:
- a CDS encoding LysM peptidoglycan-binding domain-containing protein — protein MRLKYIFIFLFFICNYSFAQQTLKHKVVKGESVYTIAKKYDVLESEILALNPQAKGLLQLDMELRIPKKSKKKELEKKKFVPKGPSHTIAPGESLSTIADKYNISIEKLRDANPHIVNDQIQMGELLALPKGIKKEIPKKESKKEEKKEVKKEEKKLLQKQDIATTKHIILSGESFYVIAKKYQISIDELRTANPQISNDKLKVGDELTIPSSKEVKPKEILPKQKLESKTVVVKNDSNTTTVKPVMEPIKQNRVIENKSEAIVNSVGQTSVYEDCEILITTHLVTPKETKFGISKKYGLTVKELDALNPSITKLIPGEVLIIKKKQLSEILPPNPTDSENLTIITPVNYIPVPPMDAAAEEKANYLIAKASEYIGIRYRSGGTDPKGFDCSGFMFYMFNHIEMKLPHSSQDQATLGVRIDPSQAQKGDLIFFKTTRRGIGHVGMITEINGDEIKFIHSSTNSGIVISSTKEGYYAKRFVQINRVL, from the coding sequence ATGAGATTGAAGTACATTTTTATTTTTTTATTTTTTATTTGTAACTATTCATTTGCACAGCAAACCCTTAAACATAAAGTAGTTAAAGGAGAATCTGTTTATACGATAGCAAAAAAATATGATGTATTAGAATCTGAAATTTTAGCTTTAAATCCACAAGCAAAAGGGCTTTTACAACTTGATATGGAATTGCGAATTCCAAAAAAATCCAAAAAGAAGGAATTAGAAAAGAAAAAATTTGTTCCAAAAGGCCCTTCACATACGATAGCGCCAGGTGAATCCCTATCAACTATTGCAGATAAATATAACATTTCCATTGAAAAGCTTCGAGATGCAAATCCACATATTGTCAATGATCAAATTCAAATGGGCGAGTTATTGGCTTTGCCTAAAGGAATAAAAAAAGAAATTCCTAAAAAAGAAAGTAAAAAAGAGGAAAAAAAGGAAGTTAAAAAAGAAGAAAAAAAGCTACTTCAAAAACAAGATATAGCTACCACTAAGCATATTATTTTGTCTGGCGAATCTTTTTATGTTATTGCAAAAAAATATCAAATTTCAATAGATGAATTACGAACTGCCAATCCGCAAATAAGTAATGATAAGCTAAAAGTAGGTGATGAGTTAACTATTCCTAGTTCAAAAGAAGTTAAACCTAAAGAAATACTTCCAAAACAAAAACTGGAATCAAAAACGGTAGTGGTAAAAAATGACTCTAATACGACAACTGTAAAACCAGTAATGGAACCCATAAAGCAAAATCGAGTAATTGAAAATAAGTCTGAGGCCATTGTTAATTCTGTGGGACAGACAAGTGTTTATGAAGATTGCGAAATATTAATTACTACACATTTAGTAACTCCAAAAGAAACTAAATTTGGAATTTCAAAGAAATACGGTCTCACTGTAAAAGAATTAGATGCACTCAACCCTAGTATTACTAAATTGATACCAGGCGAAGTATTGATAATTAAAAAGAAACAATTATCTGAAATATTGCCTCCAAATCCAACTGATTCTGAAAATCTAACCATTATCACTCCCGTGAATTATATTCCAGTTCCGCCAATGGATGCTGCAGCAGAAGAAAAAGCGAATTACTTAATTGCAAAAGCTTCAGAATATATTGGAATTAGATATAGAAGTGGAGGAACAGATCCTAAAGGTTTCGATTGTTCTGGTTTTATGTTCTATATGTTCAATCATATTGAGATGAAATTACCACATTCTTCTCAAGATCAAGCTACATTAGGTGTAAGAATAGATCCTTCTCAGGCTCAGAAAGGGGATTTAATATTCTTTAAAACTACTAGACGTGGTATAGGTCACGTGGGAATGATTACTGAAATCAATGGTGATGAAATCAAATTTATACATTCCTCTACCAATAGTGGTATTGTCATTTCTTCTACTAAAGAAGGCTATTATGCCAAACGTTTTGTACAAATTAATAGAGTGCTTTAG
- a CDS encoding peptidylprolyl isomerase, with protein MISKFLNKQNLILLITLFSLVATAQKKQKVDGVAAVVGDFIVLDSDIDLMYIEMQSQGIDTKNITRCELLGKQLEDKLYAHQAIQDSIVVTDEEVTSFMNEQINSMVEQIGSKEKLYEYYKKKDEQDFKAYFFDIIKMNKLTSQMQRKIIDGVSVTPEEVKQFFNGIPKDEIPTIGAEVEIAQIIVKPVITKEDKQAVIDKLNGIRKDILGGTSSFTSKAVIYSEDPGSSSNGGYYKINKKTQFVKEFKDVAFRLNEGEISEPFETEFGYHIIQVDKIMGQDIELRHIVISPKVSSKAVAEAKEKMESIRTKIVNGEITFEDAARSSSDDKDTKNNGGLLLNPRTSEPKFEVSKLDPALYNQINTLNEGQMTNVFVDQERQGAKFFKILKVVKKTAEHKADFSTDYIKIKELALSDKQYKTIAKWTEENIEKNYIKINGEYKDCVFTNNWLKKQ; from the coding sequence ATGATTTCGAAATTTTTAAATAAGCAAAACCTTATCCTATTAATCACTCTATTTTCGTTAGTTGCGACAGCACAAAAGAAACAAAAAGTGGATGGAGTTGCTGCTGTAGTAGGTGATTTTATCGTATTAGATTCTGATATAGACTTAATGTATATAGAAATGCAATCGCAAGGTATTGACACCAAAAACATCACCAGATGTGAACTGTTAGGAAAGCAATTAGAAGATAAATTGTATGCGCATCAGGCTATTCAAGATAGTATTGTAGTAACAGATGAAGAGGTGACTAGCTTTATGAATGAGCAAATTAATTCAATGGTTGAACAAATAGGTTCTAAAGAAAAGTTATATGAATATTATAAAAAGAAAGACGAACAAGATTTTAAGGCTTACTTTTTTGATATCATTAAAATGAATAAATTAACTTCTCAAATGCAACGAAAAATTATTGATGGGGTTTCTGTAACACCAGAAGAGGTAAAACAATTTTTCAATGGCATTCCTAAAGATGAGATACCTACTATTGGCGCAGAAGTTGAAATTGCTCAGATAATTGTGAAGCCTGTCATTACTAAAGAAGATAAACAAGCTGTTATTGATAAATTGAATGGTATTAGAAAAGATATTTTGGGGGGCACATCGAGTTTTACTAGTAAAGCTGTAATTTATTCAGAAGATCCTGGATCAAGTTCAAATGGGGGGTATTACAAAATTAATAAGAAAACACAATTTGTTAAAGAATTTAAAGATGTCGCTTTTCGTTTAAATGAAGGTGAAATTTCGGAACCTTTTGAAACAGAATTTGGCTACCATATCATTCAAGTTGATAAAATTATGGGACAAGATATTGAGTTGAGACATATTGTAATTAGCCCTAAAGTATCTTCAAAAGCAGTAGCAGAAGCAAAAGAAAAAATGGAGTCTATCAGAACGAAAATTGTCAACGGAGAAATTACTTTTGAAGATGCTGCAAGGTCTTCTTCTGATGATAAAGATACCAAAAATAATGGTGGGTTATTATTGAATCCTAGAACATCAGAACCTAAATTTGAGGTTTCAAAATTAGATCCAGCCCTTTACAATCAAATTAATACACTTAATGAAGGGCAAATGACCAATGTTTTTGTAGATCAAGAACGTCAAGGTGCTAAGTTTTTCAAAATTTTAAAAGTGGTTAAAAAAACAGCAGAACACAAAGCAGATTTTTCAACAGATTATATTAAAATTAAAGAATTAGCACTTTCAGATAAGCAATATAAGACCATTGCAAAATGGACCGAAGAAAACATTGAAAAAAATTATATAAAAATCAACGGGGAATATAAAGATTGTGTATTTACAAATAATTGGTTAAAAAAACAATAA
- a CDS encoding YgaP family membrane protein: MINRLIRAIAGTFVILSVLLGMYVNENWFWFTIFVGANLFQSSITKWCLMEDILRKVFKIKD, translated from the coding sequence ATGATAAATAGATTAATTAGAGCAATAGCAGGAACCTTTGTTATTTTAAGTGTGCTGTTAGGAATGTATGTTAACGAAAATTGGTTTTGGTTTACAATTTTTGTGGGAGCCAATTTGTTTCAATCATCCATTACCAAGTGGTGCTTGATGGAAGATATTTTAAGAAAAGTGTTTAAAATTAAGGACTAA
- a CDS encoding peptidylprolyl isomerase, producing the protein MKFKTIFLGVLLVVVSQLSAQNAKEVLFKIDDKPYYTDEFIRIYKKNLDLVKDDSQKDLNHYFDLFLGYKLKVAKAYKLGLQHGTKYQNELNSYRNQLAKAYLNDSKVTSKLIEEAYTRNLTELRASHILISFDESVKGADTIPFYNRALALKNRIEKGEKFEDVAVVESQDPSVKDNKGDLGFFTAFRMVYPFECAAYKTPVGQLSNPVRTRFGYHIIKVTDSRPNKGEVAVAHIMLAKPADNNVALLEKNQKTIAEIYAKIQQGESFEALAAQFSEDKSTASKGGVLQRFGAGQLSAEEFENVAFSLKNKGDISQPFETQFGWHIVKLIDTYPIQSLDQMKVELESKIKRDERSLIITNTLAQKLKSKYSFETNTKEYKNAEKAVTEEIYSQTYELPKDKENLRGDIATINKTKKIGTPSFMNYINSQQKNKLTTKPLNKLVAELYDKWKDEQLIAYYNENLENEFPDFKYIMDEYRDGLLLFELMEQEIWNKSKSDTLGLQAFYESNKGNYQWKKRYDVAILSSTDEQAIQKASSYLQKGKDIDFIKQKLNKDNKVVLMSKSGLYEEDYDVLKKMTSVQSGVNPVFKDGNYYFVVQVKNIKLPENKTISECKSKLVNDYQQFLESHWVDNLKKEFTITIENGTFEKVKAQLK; encoded by the coding sequence ATGAAGTTTAAAACTATTTTTTTAGGCGTTTTACTAGTAGTGGTAAGCCAGCTTTCAGCGCAAAATGCTAAAGAAGTTCTATTTAAAATTGACGACAAACCTTATTACACAGATGAGTTTATTCGTATTTATAAAAAGAATTTAGATTTAGTAAAAGACGACTCTCAAAAAGATTTAAATCATTATTTTGATTTGTTTTTAGGGTATAAATTAAAAGTAGCCAAAGCCTATAAGTTAGGGTTGCAACATGGTACAAAATACCAAAACGAACTGAATTCCTATAGAAATCAATTAGCAAAAGCGTATTTAAATGATTCAAAAGTAACTTCAAAATTAATTGAAGAAGCATATACTAGAAATTTAACGGAATTAAGAGCTTCTCATATACTTATTTCTTTTGATGAAAGCGTTAAAGGAGCGGATACCATTCCGTTTTACAATAGAGCTTTAGCGTTAAAAAATAGAATTGAAAAAGGAGAAAAATTTGAAGATGTTGCGGTTGTAGAATCTCAAGATCCTTCAGTAAAAGACAATAAAGGCGATTTAGGTTTTTTTACAGCTTTCAGAATGGTGTATCCTTTTGAATGTGCTGCTTATAAAACGCCAGTTGGTCAATTGTCAAATCCTGTTCGCACACGTTTTGGTTACCACATTATAAAAGTAACAGATAGTAGACCAAATAAAGGAGAAGTAGCTGTTGCTCATATTATGTTAGCAAAACCGGCAGACAATAATGTTGCATTACTTGAAAAAAATCAAAAGACAATAGCCGAGATTTATGCAAAAATTCAACAAGGCGAAAGTTTTGAAGCCCTTGCGGCTCAGTTTTCAGAAGATAAATCTACCGCTTCTAAAGGAGGTGTTTTGCAACGTTTTGGAGCTGGACAATTAAGCGCTGAGGAATTTGAAAACGTTGCATTTTCGCTTAAAAATAAAGGAGATATTTCACAGCCTTTCGAAACGCAATTTGGCTGGCATATTGTTAAGCTAATTGATACGTATCCCATACAGTCCTTAGATCAAATGAAAGTAGAGTTGGAAAGCAAAATTAAAAGAGATGAACGCTCATTAATCATTACCAATACATTGGCACAAAAATTAAAATCTAAATACAGTTTTGAAACGAATACTAAAGAATATAAAAATGCAGAAAAAGCAGTAACAGAAGAAATTTATAGTCAAACGTATGAATTGCCAAAAGACAAAGAAAATTTAAGAGGTGATATTGCAACTATTAATAAAACAAAAAAAATAGGAACGCCTTCTTTTATGAATTATATCAATTCCCAGCAAAAAAATAAATTGACCACTAAGCCGCTTAATAAATTGGTTGCTGAACTATATGATAAGTGGAAAGACGAACAATTGATTGCATATTATAATGAAAATTTAGAAAATGAGTTTCCAGATTTTAAATATATTATGGATGAATATAGAGATGGTTTGTTATTATTTGAATTGATGGAGCAAGAAATTTGGAATAAATCAAAATCAGATACGCTAGGTTTACAAGCTTTTTATGAATCGAACAAAGGGAATTATCAATGGAAAAAAAGATATGATGTAGCTATTTTATCTAGTACAGATGAGCAAGCTATTCAAAAAGCTTCTTCCTATTTGCAAAAAGGAAAAGATATTGACTTTATCAAACAAAAATTAAATAAAGACAATAAAGTGGTTTTGATGTCAAAATCAGGATTGTATGAGGAAGATTATGACGTGTTAAAAAAAATGACATCCGTGCAATCTGGTGTAAATCCAGTCTTTAAAGATGGTAATTATTATTTTGTGGTACAAGTCAAAAATATAAAATTGCCCGAAAACAAAACTATTAGTGAATGTAAAAGTAAATTAGTAAACGATTACCAGCAATTTTTAGAATCACATTGGGTAGATAATTTGAAAAAGGAATTTACAATTACAATTGAAAATGGGACTTTTGAAAAAGTAAAAGCCCAATTAAAGTAA
- a CDS encoding AAA family ATPase, producing MSDVAALEKLVQKQKLLKQEIAKIIVGQDEVVNQIVLSIFSGGHALLIGVPGLAKTLMVNTISQALGLHFKRIQFTPDLMPSDILGSEILDETRNFKFIKGPVFANIILADEINRTPPKTQAALLEAMQEKSVTVAGHHYKLELPFFVLATQNPIEQEGTYPLPEAQLDRFMFAVKLEYPSFEEEVQVVKSTTTEQKVEVLPLFTAEEIIEYQNLIRKIPVTDHVIEYAVSLVAKTRPTNPLATDFVKSYLDWGAGPRASQSLILAAKAHAAMNGKYSPDIEDVRAVAIGVLRHRIVKNYRADAEGITEETIIENLF from the coding sequence ATGTCTGACGTAGCCGCTTTAGAAAAATTAGTCCAAAAACAAAAGTTATTAAAACAAGAAATTGCAAAGATTATTGTAGGACAAGACGAAGTTGTTAATCAAATTGTTTTGAGTATTTTTTCAGGAGGTCATGCTTTACTCATTGGCGTTCCTGGATTAGCCAAAACATTAATGGTAAATACAATTTCACAAGCGTTAGGATTGCATTTTAAACGCATACAGTTTACACCAGATTTAATGCCTTCTGATATTTTAGGAAGTGAAATATTAGACGAAACACGAAATTTTAAGTTTATAAAAGGACCTGTTTTTGCAAATATTATTCTAGCAGATGAAATAAATCGTACGCCCCCAAAAACACAAGCCGCTTTATTAGAAGCCATGCAGGAAAAATCAGTTACTGTAGCAGGACATCATTATAAATTAGAGCTTCCATTTTTTGTATTGGCTACACAAAATCCAATTGAACAAGAAGGGACTTATCCGCTTCCAGAAGCGCAGTTAGACCGATTTATGTTTGCTGTAAAACTTGAATATCCTTCCTTTGAAGAAGAAGTTCAGGTAGTGAAAAGCACGACAACAGAACAGAAAGTAGAAGTATTACCCTTATTTACCGCCGAGGAAATAATTGAATACCAAAATTTAATTCGAAAAATACCCGTAACAGATCATGTCATTGAATACGCGGTAAGTTTGGTTGCAAAAACCCGCCCAACGAATCCTTTAGCTACAGATTTTGTAAAAAGTTATTTAGATTGGGGAGCGGGACCAAGAGCGTCTCAAAGTTTAATATTAGCTGCTAAGGCACATGCTGCTATGAATGGAAAATATTCACCTGATATTGAAGATGTTCGAGCAGTTGCAATAGGCGTATTAAGACACAGAATAGTGAAAAATTATAGAGCTGATGCTGAAGGAATTACTGAAGAAACAATCATAGAAAATTTATTTTAA
- a CDS encoding aconitate hydratase, translated as MAFDIEMIEKVYANMATRVDKARELVGRPLTLSEKILYAHLWEGTPSQAFTRGKDYVDFAPDRVACQDATAQMALLQFMHAGKSKVAVPTTVHCDHLIQAKVGAKTDLQVANSQSKEVFDFLSSVSNKYGIGFWKPGSGIIHQIVLENYAFPGGMMIGTDSHTVNAGGLGMLAIGVGGADAVDVMSGMSWELKFPKLIGVKLTGKLSGWTAPKDVILKVADILTVKGGTGAIVEYFGEGAEAMSCTGKGTICNMGAEIGATTSTFGYDDSMRRYLAATGRQDVVNAADKVATYLTADAEVYATPEKYFDQLIEINLSELEPHINGPFTPDRGTPVSKMKAEAEANGWPLKVEWGLIGSCTNSSYEDMSRAASIVEQAVAHGITPKAEFGINPGSEQIRYTIERDGIIATFEKMGTKVFTNACGPCIGQWDREGADKAEKNTIVHSFNRNFSKRADGNPNTHAFVTSPEMVAALAISGRLDFNPITDTLLNDKGEEVKLVAPNGDELPKRGFDVEDAGFQAPAADGSSVQVVVSPTSERLQLLDPFQPWDGENITGAKLLIKAFGKCTTDHISMAGPWLRFRGHLDNISNNMLIGAENAFTSKTNSVKNQLTNEYAEVPAVARAYKAAGIPSIVVGDHNYGEGSSREHAAMEPRHLGVKAVLVKSFARIHETNLKKQGMLALTFANEADYDKIQENDTINFLDLKEFAPGKPLTLEFVHADGTKDVIMANHSYNEGQIGWFVAGSALNLIAAGKA; from the coding sequence ATGGCTTTTGATATTGAAATGATTGAAAAAGTGTATGCAAATATGGCAACTCGTGTGGATAAAGCACGTGAGTTAGTGGGACGTCCACTTACACTTTCTGAAAAGATTTTATATGCTCATTTATGGGAAGGAACACCTTCTCAAGCATTTACAAGAGGAAAAGATTATGTTGATTTTGCTCCAGATAGAGTAGCTTGTCAAGATGCTACTGCTCAAATGGCATTATTACAGTTTATGCATGCTGGAAAGTCTAAAGTTGCCGTACCTACAACAGTTCATTGTGATCACTTAATCCAGGCAAAAGTTGGTGCAAAAACAGATTTACAAGTTGCTAATTCACAATCAAAAGAAGTGTTCGATTTCTTATCGTCTGTTTCAAATAAATATGGCATCGGTTTTTGGAAACCAGGTTCTGGAATTATTCACCAAATCGTTTTAGAAAATTATGCTTTCCCAGGAGGAATGATGATTGGTACAGATTCACACACTGTAAATGCAGGTGGTTTAGGTATGTTAGCGATTGGTGTTGGTGGTGCAGACGCAGTGGATGTAATGTCTGGAATGTCATGGGAATTAAAATTTCCGAAATTGATTGGTGTTAAATTAACTGGAAAATTAAGTGGCTGGACAGCTCCAAAAGACGTTATTCTTAAAGTAGCTGATATTTTAACTGTAAAAGGTGGTACAGGTGCTATTGTAGAATATTTTGGAGAAGGAGCTGAAGCGATGTCTTGTACAGGTAAAGGAACTATTTGTAATATGGGTGCAGAAATTGGTGCAACCACATCTACATTTGGTTATGATGATTCTATGAGAAGATATTTAGCAGCAACAGGTCGTCAAGATGTTGTGAATGCAGCCGATAAAGTAGCAACTTACTTAACGGCTGACGCTGAAGTATATGCTACACCTGAGAAATACTTTGATCAATTAATAGAAATTAATTTATCAGAATTAGAACCACATATTAACGGTCCATTTACGCCAGATAGAGGAACGCCAGTTTCTAAAATGAAAGCAGAAGCAGAAGCTAATGGATGGCCGTTAAAAGTAGAATGGGGATTAATAGGTTCTTGTACAAACTCTTCCTATGAAGATATGTCAAGAGCAGCTTCAATTGTTGAGCAAGCTGTAGCACATGGAATTACACCAAAAGCTGAGTTTGGAATTAATCCAGGTTCTGAACAAATACGCTATACTATTGAACGGGATGGTATTATTGCAACATTTGAAAAAATGGGTACAAAAGTATTTACAAATGCTTGTGGACCATGTATTGGACAATGGGATAGAGAAGGAGCTGATAAAGCAGAAAAAAACACTATTGTACATTCGTTTAACCGAAATTTCTCAAAAAGAGCAGATGGAAATCCAAATACACATGCCTTTGTAACATCGCCAGAAATGGTAGCTGCATTAGCAATTTCAGGACGTTTAGATTTTAATCCAATCACAGATACTTTGTTAAATGATAAAGGAGAAGAAGTGAAATTAGTAGCGCCAAATGGTGATGAATTACCAAAAAGAGGTTTTGATGTAGAAGATGCTGGTTTTCAAGCACCGGCTGCTGACGGATCTTCTGTTCAAGTTGTTGTTTCGCCTACTTCTGAACGATTACAATTATTAGATCCTTTCCAACCATGGGATGGTGAAAATATTACAGGTGCTAAATTGTTAATTAAAGCCTTCGGAAAATGTACTACTGACCATATTTCTATGGCAGGACCTTGGTTGCGTTTCCGTGGTCATTTGGATAATATTTCTAATAATATGTTAATTGGCGCTGAAAATGCCTTTACAAGTAAAACAAATTCAGTAAAAAATCAATTAACCAATGAATATGCAGAAGTTCCTGCTGTGGCAAGAGCCTATAAAGCAGCTGGAATTCCTTCAATCGTAGTGGGAGATCATAACTACGGAGAAGGTTCTTCACGCGAACATGCAGCAATGGAGCCACGTCATTTAGGAGTGAAAGCAGTTCTTGTGAAATCTTTTGCACGTATTCATGAAACCAACTTGAAGAAACAAGGAATGTTAGCCTTAACATTTGCTAACGAAGCAGATTACGATAAAATTCAAGAAAATGACACTATTAATTTCTTAGATTTGAAAGAATTTGCTCCTGGAAAACCACTGACATTAGAATTCGTTCATGCAGATGGAACAAAAGATGTTATTATGGCTAACCATTCATATAATGAAGGGCAAATTGGTTGGTTTGTTGCAGGTTCTGCATTAAACTTAATCGCTGCTGGAAAAGCATAA
- a CDS encoding bifunctional 5,10-methylenetetrahydrofolate dehydrogenase/5,10-methenyltetrahydrofolate cyclohydrolase, translating to MQLLDGKKISDDIKNEITAEVLKMKQRGEKVPHLAAIIVGNDGASLTYVNSKVKSCERVGFESTLVRMPGTTSETELLKKIDELNNDKNIDGFIVQLPLPPQIDTQKVIMAIDPSKDVDGFHPENFGKMALDMSTFIPATPFGILELLERYNVQTQGKHTVVIGRSHIVGRPMSILMGRKGFPGNSTVTLTHTHTKNINQITSQADIIISALGVPNYLKAEMIKDDAVIIDVGITRVPDETSEKGYKIVGDVDFENVSKKASYITPVPGGVGPMTIAMLLKNTLLARENGIK from the coding sequence ATGCAACTACTAGACGGAAAAAAAATCTCAGACGACATCAAAAATGAAATTACTGCTGAGGTATTAAAAATGAAACAACGAGGGGAAAAAGTACCCCATTTAGCCGCAATTATTGTGGGAAATGATGGGGCAAGTTTAACCTATGTTAACAGTAAAGTTAAATCCTGCGAGCGTGTTGGTTTTGAGTCAACATTAGTTAGAATGCCAGGCACTACTTCAGAAACAGAACTGTTAAAAAAAATCGATGAATTAAATAACGATAAAAATATTGACGGTTTCATTGTGCAATTGCCGCTACCACCACAAATTGACACACAAAAAGTAATTATGGCTATTGATCCCTCTAAAGATGTAGACGGTTTTCATCCAGAAAATTTTGGAAAAATGGCCTTAGATATGAGTACGTTTATACCCGCCACGCCTTTCGGAATTTTAGAGTTATTAGAACGTTATAATGTTCAAACGCAAGGGAAGCATACCGTAGTAATTGGGAGAAGCCACATCGTAGGTCGTCCAATGAGTATTTTAATGGGAAGAAAAGGATTTCCGGGTAATTCAACTGTGACGCTAACACATACACATACTAAAAACATCAATCAAATTACGTCACAAGCAGATATTATTATTTCAGCTTTGGGTGTACCCAATTATTTAAAAGCCGAAATGATTAAAGATGATGCGGTAATTATTGATGTGGGAATTACGCGTGTACCCGATGAAACCTCAGAAAAAGGATATAAAATAGTAGGTGATGTAGATTTTGAAAATGTATCTAAAAAAGCCTCTTACATTACGCCTGTTCCAGGTGGAGTAGGGCCTATGACCATAGCAATGTTATTAAAAAACACCTTACTCGCTAGAGAAAATGGAATAAAATAA
- the ffh gene encoding signal recognition particle protein, with amino-acid sequence MFDNLTDKLDKAFHILKGHGKITDVNVADTLKEVRRALLDADVNFKIAKDFTTRVKEKALGQNVLTTLQPGQLMVKIVKDELTELMGGEVTGINLAGNPSVILMSGLQGSGKTTFSGKLANFLKTKKSKKPLLVACDIYRPAAINQLHVVGEQIGVEVYSEPENKDAVSIAQNAIKHAKANGFNVVIVDTAGRLAVDEQMMNEIANVHQAIQPDETLFVVDAMTGQDAVNTAKAFNDRLNFDGVILTKLDGDTRGGAAISIKSVVNKPIKFIGTGEKMDAIDVFYPSRMADRILGMGDVVSLVERAQEQYDEEEARKLQKKIAKNEFGFDDFLAQIQQIKKMGSMKDLVGMIPGAGKALKDVEINDDAFKHVEAIIQSMTPKERSKPAIIDVKRKQRIAKGSGRKMEEVNQLMKQFEQMSKMMKMMQGGAGKNLMKMMGSMKGMS; translated from the coding sequence ATGTTTGACAATCTTACCGATAAGTTAGATAAAGCATTCCATATATTAAAAGGACACGGAAAAATTACCGATGTTAATGTTGCCGATACACTTAAAGAAGTACGAAGAGCATTACTAGATGCCGATGTTAATTTTAAAATTGCAAAAGATTTTACCACAAGAGTAAAAGAAAAAGCACTTGGTCAAAATGTATTGACAACCTTACAACCAGGCCAATTAATGGTCAAGATCGTTAAGGACGAATTAACTGAATTAATGGGTGGAGAGGTTACAGGTATAAACTTAGCGGGTAATCCATCAGTTATTTTAATGTCAGGTTTACAAGGGTCAGGTAAAACGACTTTTTCTGGTAAATTAGCTAATTTCTTAAAAACAAAAAAATCAAAAAAGCCATTATTAGTAGCATGTGATATTTATCGTCCTGCAGCGATTAATCAGTTGCACGTTGTTGGCGAACAAATAGGTGTTGAGGTCTATTCAGAACCAGAAAATAAAGACGCTGTTTCTATAGCACAAAATGCTATTAAACATGCAAAAGCAAATGGGTTTAACGTTGTTATTGTCGATACAGCTGGACGTTTAGCTGTTGATGAGCAGATGATGAACGAAATTGCAAATGTGCATCAAGCTATACAACCCGATGAAACACTTTTTGTTGTAGATGCCATGACAGGTCAAGATGCTGTAAATACTGCAAAAGCATTTAATGACAGATTAAATTTTGATGGGGTTATCTTAACAAAGTTAGATGGAGATACACGAGGTGGAGCAGCTATTTCAATTAAATCCGTTGTAAATAAACCTATCAAATTCATTGGTACAGGAGAAAAAATGGATGCTATTGACGTGTTCTATCCTTCCCGTATGGCAGATCGAATTTTAGGGATGGGCGATGTGGTTTCTTTAGTAGAACGCGCCCAAGAGCAATATGACGAAGAAGAAGCCAGAAAATTACAAAAGAAAATTGCTAAAAACGAATTTGGTTTTGATGATTTCTTAGCCCAAATTCAACAAATTAAAAAAATGGGAAGCATGAAAGATTTAGTCGGCATGATTCCTGGTGCAGGTAAAGCGCTAAAAGATGTAGAGATTAACGATGATGCCTTTAAGCATGTTGAAGCCATTATTCAATCCATGACACCAAAAGAAAGAAGTAAACCTGCAATTATTGATGTAAAAAGAAAGCAACGCATTGCTAAAGGTTCGGGCAGAAAAATGGAAGAAGTAAACCAACTAATGAAACAGTTTGAACAAATGAGCAAAATGATGAAAATGATGCAAGGTGGTGCGGGAAAAAATTTAATGAAAATGATGGGCAGCATGAAAGGCATGAGCTAA